CAGCCTTGGCTCGGATGCCTTTCTGCGGGTGCGGCCTTGCTCAGACAAGGGCCTGTGTCAGTTCTCACGAAGACCTGGGCCACCAGTGGTGCTCTCAGCCCTTGCTTTTAAACCTTCTGAGAAACCCGGAGCCTCCAAACCCAGGCCACAGACCAGTGTTGAGAAATGTCTGCTCTGGCCCATGGCTTTGCACCAAAGGAGCGTGGACACGGTGCCCCTCGTTCCCCGGGTCTGCTGGGCAGTTACCGAGGAGAAACACGATCCCCCCGGACGCCATCGATGGCTGTGCAGGCCCCCATCTGTGGTTCTGCCTCTGGGCTGGCAGCCTGGGGAAGACAGGCAAATTCTTGCTGTCGTGGGGACCCTGATCCTGGGTCGGTCCACGTCCTCATTCTCACGGGCCCCAGTGGGAGGTCCGTCCCACTCGTGTCCTGGAGGGGGAGCTGTACCCCAACAGCTGTCTATCCCTCCAGGAATGGGCACCACCGACCATGTCATTGTCCTGGCCTCTACCAACCGGGCTGACGTTTTGGACAACGCTCTGCTGAGGCCTGGCCGGCTGGATCGACACATCTTCATCGACCTTCCCACACTGCAGGTCAGTGTGGCCGGGGGCTGGCTCTTGTCTGTCCGACTGTCTTTGGCTTACCTATATTCTGCCGTGGCTCTGCAGCTCATTTGGCGCACCCCCGGTTTTTCTCTTTACCCCTCAACACTGTGGCTGAGTTTTGTAGCACAATCCTTGGGAAGCCTCCGAGTCCTTGTCCTGGGCCCCACCAGCTCCTCGGTGCCCCAGGGCAGCAGCGACCAGCAAGCGGTGCTCGGTAGGGAGAGGGTTCGGAGCGCGGGCGGAACGGTGTGCATTCCCGCGCCGCAGCCGGGAGTCCCGGGACCGACACTTGGGCTGAGTGAGGCTCCCCTGATGCTGTGCTGGGGGCAGCTCCCCACTGCTGTGACTCGGGGGTCTGGGAGGTTCCGAGTGTGTGGGAACCAGGTGTCCTACAGAGCGACCCTCACATGCGTGAGGCGCTTCGTTGTCCCTCCCGCCTTCCGTCTGCAGTGCTGCTTGCGGTCTGCCGGTGTCCTGCCTGCAGGCCGCAGCGGTGATCTGACGCCCGTGGCTGCTGTCTGCGGGCAGGGGTGAGCCCACGCTTGGCTCCTTTCTCTGCAGGAAAGGCGGGAGATTTTTGAGCAGCACCTGAAGAGCCTGAAGCTGACCCAGGCCAGCAGCTTTTACTCGCAGCGTCTGGCAGAGCTCACGCCGGGGTTCAGCGGTATGGACGCTGTTCCCTGCTGTCTGGGGGGTGCGCACCCCTGCCCGGGGCCCTGCAGGTAGCACAGCCTGGGCGGGAGTGAGGTCGTGCGCAGAGAGCCGGCAGAGGAGAAAAGTGCTGCCTGGCACTTGGCTTTTCCCACGCCAGTAGTGCCTACACGGGGGTTGCTCCGGGCCCTTCTGCCCGCAGGCCTCTGCCCACCGGCCCTTGAGGGCCTTTCCACACTCGGGGCTGTGCGTGCCCACTGCTCCCTGCCAGGCGATGCCGTTCACGGCCTCGTGGCTGCCCGAGCGCACCACGGCCCGCCTCAACCGTCTTCTCACTGAGCGGAGATGCATCACAAATCAGGGTATTTTCTCTACGGCTCTCGTTTTAAAGGGTAATAGCAACAAAATcccttttattataatttcttcctttggaTTTTCCTTTAAGGCCCTTAACGAGAATCTCATGGGTACTGGGCTGTGAGTTcccagggagaaggaaacagCAGGTGGTGCAAAGCTGCTGGTGGGACTTGAGCAGGAAGGAGCCTGGCGGGGGCAGAAAGGGGGCAGCACAGGGCGGAGGTGCCCTGGTCTGCTAGAGGCACGCGTGGCTTCAGCACAGGTCGGAAGCGCCGCCTGCCTGCTGCCCGCCTCCCGCCcacgcccccctcccctgccctctgctgaCGCTGCTGTGCGGACAGGTGCCGACATCGCCAACGTCTGTAACGAGGCCGCGTTGCACGCCGCACGGGAAGGTCACGCGTCTGTCCACACCCTGAACTTCGAGTGCGCTGTGGAGCGGGTCATTGCGGGTATGAGAGCAAGCACCCGGACGGCGGGGGGCAGGTGGGTGCGGCGCGGGTCAGGCTGACACGTGACGGAAGGGCTCAGCGAAGCGCTGCCGGACGAGAGAGCAGTGGGGGCAGTGTCCTAAGTCGGGTTCTCGTTTGAAATACCAGGGATACGCCCAAGAGCAGAAACCTCTTCCAGCAGAGACACAGGGTGTCACACACCCACGTGTGAGCGGCACTCAGCCCCTCTGCCGTCGACGGTGCCTCGGCGTGGACCTCACAGGCCCTGTCCGTGTTGTGGGGCCGCAGGTCTCCCGAGAGCTGTGCTTTGCTGCCTGGCCCGTCTCTGCTCAGGGCAGCGACACGAGGGGTCTTGGcagcggggcggggtggggggcctTCTGGGAGACCCTAACTGTTGCTACTCAAAGTGGGGTCCCTGGGCTTCTGTCAGGAGAGTgggactgaaaccaagagtctccTGAAGTGTCCACAGCCCCGTGTGTCTTGTCCTTGAGAGGTTCAGTTCAAGACACTGGAagttttttaaagagggaaacGATCCATTACCAGAGAAGTATAAGACGCGCCGGCCTTGCACGTGGGTGGGGAGTGTTCCGGCACAAGCTGTCCCTACAACAGGCTTGTCCCTGTCACTCTGGCTGAGCTGAAGTCTGGTACAGACGCCACCAGGTGTCCAGGCTGCAGCTCAGGAACCTGTGTGGACAGAGGTACACAAGTGGCCGCTGCTTACTATAGATGTGGCTTCACCTTCACCTAAGACACTTAGTTTTCTGTGGAAATGGATCTCACACTGTCaaagtgagagagacagacatacTGACCGCACAGGTGTGGCCTGCCCAAGCTACAGCACGTGGGTTCCAGTGGCCACCATCGGGGGCTCTGCCTCCCGTTAGGATGCTCAGACCCAGCCTTGCCGTAAACGGAGGGGGAAGGCCCTAGGAGCACACAGCCAGACCCAGAGCTGATCTGGGCTGCGTAAATCGGGAACGCTGGAGGTGTGAAGAACCCGGGGTGCTTAAGGTGACGGGCTCTGGGGTTCATGGACTACAGAGACAAGGCACATGGGAGATGGCCAGCTAGCAAGGGGCAGCAGCTCCAGGGTCCAGGGGAAGAGCCGCTTCGACTCCTGGACCTCGGTGGGGATCCCACTAATCACAGCGGCCCAGTGCCCTGTGGGCCCCTGAGGGTAGGCACCTGTCACCCCGGcactcacagaagcagaaacaaaCAGGACCCTCTGGCATCTTCCATGAGCAACATCTGGGTGCCAGCCCGGGGCGGAGGTGCAGGAGGTGAACCTCCAGGACAACGCTGCTTTGATGGCGAGGGGTAGAGCTCTGTGAGGGCAACGGGCGTGCCTGGCTCGCCTGCCCGGGACCCCGTGCCCAGACTCGGATCCCACACTGTTTCAGGGACTGCCAAAAAGAGCCAGATCCTGtcaaaggaagaacagaaggtGGTTGCGTTCCACGAGTCGGGCCACGCCCTGGTCGGCTGGCTGCTGGAGCACACTGAGGCCGTCATGAAGGTAGGGCATCTGCGTCGGGGCTGGGGGCCGCGAGCCCAGCGGGCCCGTGAACAAAGCTGACTGTGGAAGCATTGCGTGATGTGGCTTGAAGAGAAAGTACGCTGTGAGCTGGACGTGAGCACAGCAGGAATGGATGGTGTGggacccctcacccccagcagcAAAGGGCGGGAGATCCAAAGTGGGCTCTGGTCTGGTCTCTAGCGTGTTGTCGTCATGTGATCAGCTGGGGTCTGGCTGTGCCATCTACACAGTTCCTCTTGGAATTAAGAAttgccgggtgcctgggtggctcagtgggttaagccgctgccttcggctcaggtcatgatctcagggtcctgggatcgagtcccgcatcgggctctctgctcagcagagagcctgcttcctcctctctctctctctgcctacttgtgatttctctctgtcaaataaataaataaaatctttaaaaaaaaaaaaaaaaaaaaaaaagaattgccgtATTTACCAAAAGTGTTGACCTCGTGATTGCTCACCTTAAAAATAAGTGAGTTTggttcacattaaaaaaaacaccactCTTGGAGGCATTTTGTGAACttgatgaaaatttatttgtatCTGCTGCTACCAGCAGAAACAGCTTCCCCAGGTTCTGCGTGCAGGTTGCACAGCGCCCTCCGCACAGGCGGGCTGCAGCCCAGACGGGGGCCGCCCCCATGCTGTGGTCCCGTGGTGCCAGGAGCACCACAGCTCCCCAGCAACGGCAGTGGGACGCGGCATCGCAAGCCCGGCACTTTATCGCTACCGGGCTTCTTCTCAGAAGGGTTCGCGGCAGCCACGTGGACGGTCTGGTTGCGTCTGACGACACCCTGTCGACCAGGCCAATTCCTCTTACACAGTCAGCAGTGGGTGACCCGGTGTCTGGTGACCTGGGGGCTGCTGCCATCGCTAAGGTGCCCCGGGTCAGGCCAAGGGTGAGGAAGGCAGGGTTCAGGGCAAATGTCTGAATGCagtatctcaaaaacaaaaataaaaatcaatgcagtaatgttatttaaaattccttGTTCTCAGAATTTCCACTTTGTGTGATGTCTAAAGGGTACGTCTGTCACAATGAGAAACCCCCCTCCCGAGGCAGGCCGGCTCCTCCGCCAGGGCAGGTCATGAAGCCCAGCTCCCAGTCGGGCCGTCCCTTACAGCGGTTTCCTGAAGCAGTTTGCTTCAGTGTCGGGTTTCCGTTTCCTCCTCGGACGCCCCAGGCCCtgggagacacccccccccccggcccgccCCGTGTGTGCACCTGCCGTCGGGCTGCCCAGAGTCAGAGCGGCAGGGCTAGTCTCCCTCGTCCCTGGTCGGTGTCCGTTCCCAAGCCGCGCCTGCGAGGACTGGTGCAGGACGTGCACCCACAGCGGTGCACCCACAGCGGCCCCGTCCGCGCCGGTGTGCTTTACTTCGGGTGCGCGCGCAAGGCACAGCCCAGCTTCCTGTTGTGCCGTCGTCCTTCGAGGACAGGGTCCTCCTTTGCTGTAAAATGGGGCCAGTACAGATTTGCTTCAACTGCTTTGAAACCCTCCCATTAAAGATCTGTCCTACGTTTCCACACCTTCATCTTTAAAGTCCGGATCCTGCCCGCTTACTCGGCTGTGTGACGTTCCGCAGGTCTCCATCGCGCCACGGACTAACGCGACGCTGGGCTTCGCTCAGATGCTGCCGAGAGACCAGCACCTCTTCACCAAGGAGCAGCTGTTTGAGCGCATGTGCATGGCCTTGGGCGGCCGTGCGTCCGAGAACATCTCCTTCAACAAGGTCACTTCCGGTGAGAAGCTGGTTCTGAGTCCTCAAAGTGCTTTCATACCCGCTGCGCTTCcgcctggcgggggtgggggtgtggatcTGGGGGAGGGACTGGAATGGTGGGACAGGCCCAGTCGGCCTTCGCAGGCTGCTGCTTCACCGGGACGTCCAGAGAGGAGGTAGAGCCGTTCCTCGCTTGTTGCCGTGACCCTGGGGCTCAGGGTAGACAGCCAGGCCAGTGCAGAGCAGGACGTGGGCTGGAGAACTGCCAGGAAAGTGCACCCACATGTGTACCCCAGCAGGAACTCAGAAGTGTAAGACTTCTGAGGAGCTGTGACGAGATACAAGCTTCTCCTGGGACCTGTGCCAGGGTGCCCTGTGTGCCCTGACTTGGCAGTGCCCGGAGAGAACCTCTGTCCGGACCCTCCGCTGCAGGGGCTCAGGATGACCTGAGGAAGGTCACGCGCATCGCCTACTCCATGGTGAGGCAGTTTGGGATGGCGCCGAGCATCGGGCCCGTGTCCTTCCCCGAGGCGCAGGAGGGCCTCACAGGCATCGGCCGGCGTCCGTTCAGCCGTGGCCTGCAGGAAATGATGGACCATGTGAGTCTGCACAGCGAGCTCAGCTTTGGTTGGGGTGCGCCGCGGTGGGTTGGGGGCGGGCCCCTCTCGGGGGCTGgtgctgtgccctctgccacaCCGAGCAGAGCGCGCTGCTGTGTGGCCCACATCGAAGACGAACCAGTCAAGTAGTACTGGATCACTCGCTTGCCGAGTGTTCTCAGGTGAGGACTTGGGTGGCTTTTGCTGAAAACTGTCGGTGATCTGAGaccaggaaagagaaggaacagatgCCCCAGTGGACACACTGCATGCTCTGTGGGAGGCTGGGCCAGGGCAGCGTGCGGCCTGGTGCACGTGGGAGGTGGCTGCGGGCCTGGAGGACAGAGCTGGAGACAGGCATCTTCTGCAGGAGCAGTCCCAGGGGATGGGCTGGGGGCAGCCACGCTCTCTTGGCCACAGCGAGAGAAAAGCTGTGTTCCTGTCCCCGCAGCTTCATGTGAACTCCAGCGCCAGGATGGGCCACGCAGGACATCTGGACTGAGGTTGGCCACCCTGTGCGTTACACGGCTGTCGTCTTGCGTTGGCAGGAAGCAAAGCTGCTGGTGGCAAAGGCCTACAGGCACACGGAACAGGTGCTGCAGGAGAACCTGGATAAGCTGCAGGCGGTGAGACTCGGGCGCCGGGGTTGTCCTCACTCCCTGCTCCTCGCGGAACCCTCCCGGCACAGGGAGCCGCAGAGGACCGATCCCTGCGCACCGCCCGGGCCCAGCCGCACTCCCATTTCTCGCACCACCTCCTTAGCCCGCACTGTGAGCACGTGACGCCCGCCCCTTCTCGGCAGGCAGAGGACACGGTGCCGCAGACGTCAGGGTTCAGGGTTCCGCTCAGGGTTCAGGTTAGTGTGTAGTTGGCCTCGCTGACTCTCCCCCAGCTCTTTAGGTGCTTCCTggaattttcaatttcttttattttttaagaaattgctgcCAAACAGGAGGCTCGAACTCTCGGCCCTGAGATAGGAACCGCATGCTCAGGTTCGCCTGGCAGTGGCCccgtcggttaagcgtctgactcctgattgcggctcaggtcatggtctcatgcaTGTTGCGTCCTTGGGGGGCTGCTCCCAGAccagcagcccctgcctcccggggggtgtggggggcgcTGAGCAGTGCAGGGACTGAGCCCGAATCTGCTGCTGAcaaggtcccagggtcccaggatgtcCTGCCTCTGTCCTGTTGGTGGGGTCCAGGGCTGAGCATCACGCCAGACCTGCCCGGTGGAGGAAGCGGCTGCGCCTGTCTGAGGGCCCTGTGTGTTGCTCCTCGAGGCTGCGACGGGGCGGTCAGCGACAGGTTGCCAGTGCGGGGCACACCAGCTCCTCCAACGTGTTCTCCGCAACCGCATCTGGAGAGGTGGAGGCTGCCTGCCCACAGCAGCGCCTGCCCCCCACGGTCCAGCCTCCACTCACTCCCCACGTGCAGATACACACACCGTGTTTGCTAAAGGAAGTTGAAGTTGCCCCAGGAAACAGATTTGGAAGGGAAGCAGAAAAATTAATGAGGCTGGCAGCTGGGACACCATCTCCAGGGTGCAGACAGGGAGGGTTTCTTCGCCGGAGCTGCCTGCTGACTGCTTCCCTGGGAAAGTGGCCTGCCCGGGCGTCCTGCTCGCCGACAGCCCTCCCTCCGGGGTGCTCTGCTCTCAAAAGGCCCTTGTGTGTCCTTGTCTGGGGCTCACACACTGCCCTGTTTGTTCCCTTAGCTGGCGAACGCCCTGCTGGAGAAGGAAGTGATCAACTATGAGGACATCGAGGCCCTCATCGGCCCGCCCCCTCACGGGCCCAAGAAGATGATTGCGCCTCAGAGGTGGAGTGAGGCCGACATGGAGAAGCAAGacccaggggaggaggaggccccGCGGCAGCCCCCACCTCCTTGACTGTGCCTCTGGGGACCTGGCCTTCCCGCCTTTTGAGACCCAGGGAGACGGACGCCTCCGCACAGCCTCACTGCTCTCTGAATGGCCTTTGTGATCTATTTATTGATGTCCCTGCCCGTGACTAGTAAATGTCTCTGCAGACGATCTAGCTTTGTTTCTCTGTCCTTTCCCCCACGGGAGGTGCTGGGGGCAGGTGCGCACGTGGATCTCAAGCTCCAGGTTTCTGACGCTGTCGTTCTCTGGGTGCTGGTTAGACCCGGGCCCCCGGCGGCCTGTTTCTGCCTGCGGTTCGTGCAGGGGCTGTGTCTTCAGCTCCGCTGACTTCATCAGCGTGCTAACAGTCTGCGGTGAGAGCCCCTCGGAGCTGGCGGCTGTCGTGGTGCTCATGCACGCACAGGGTCGGCTTCAGGGTCGGGCACTGCGCTCCGCCACCTTAGAACACTGCCGCCTGCTGCCGTCCTCGCTGGTCTGGCCACCGCACGTGCTGGTGTGCAAGGAAGAACACCCTGCAATCGCTGCGGTACTTTCTAGTATGTTCTGTGGGTAGAGGGTCCGTCTTTGCACCACATGACCAGCTATAAGCCAACAAAAGGTCCTGTGTTTCAGTCTATAATCTCAGCCACGTGATAACTCGTTGAGCCCCTTTTGTAGGAATCCGGGGTAGAGGCCCAGGACACCCCCTCACAAGTCGGGGGCAGCAGCGGGGTGCACTTGGTTCCTTGTCCCCAGCGGAGTGAGCACGCACTCAGGTGCTCGCACCTGCTGCTGTCTGTGCTCCTGCCTTCCCTGCAGTGGCACTGGGAGCCGCAGGTGGTAGGCACTTCCTGTCAGAATCACCCCGCCGTCGGGGCCCCGCGGAAACGGCAGCATGTGCGCGGGTACGGGTCACACCTGAGGGAGGGCAGCTCTGACCGGGCCCTCTCGCCTTGACCCCAGTTCCCCAAACTCCTATAGATAGGCATGTGGTTAGGAAGGCTCCGGTCTCCTCCGCCCAGGGTGGCACCCTCCATACCCGAACGTGGCTGTGGCCAAGCACATCCCCTGCACTTGACCATCAAGGTGGTCCCGAAAGGCACTTCGGAATCGGAACAGCGTGAAAAGCGGCCCCCTGCCCTGGTGGAGACCAGTGCAGCCTGCACCCCCGGTCTCACGGGTGTGAGGGAGTCTCCCTGTGCTGACTGCCAGAAGCCAGCTGTTGGCAGACCTTCCCACTGGTCCTCAGGGACGCCACCTCCAGGCCCTCAGGGTGCTCAAGAGCACCAGTCaggcctcccccactccctcctcacGGACTCAGGCTGCTGAGTCCTCTCACCCCCCCGTAAGGAGCCTTCTCCAGCTGCCCGCGCGTCCCTGGAGCAGTGAGAGCCAACATGGGAGGGCAGCCCTggccctctgcccgccccccagcACAGCACATGTAACACGGCCTGACTACAGCTTCTGGAACGCACTGAGAAAGGCACGTTTTTGTTTGGTAGAAATCTCTACATGCACGTGCGGCTTGAACTCAGCGACCCGGACATCAAGTCACATGTTCTGACTGGGCCGGCTGGACGCTCTGAGAaagacatgcttttttttttttttttctcaatttaagattttatttatttatttgacagagaaaaggaaagagaacacaagcaggggcagggggagtgtgagagggagaagcaggcttcctgcagagcagggagcctgatgcagggctcagtcccaggaccctggaatcatggtctgggccaaggcagacacttaacaactgagcccccaggcgtgAACAGGGATATTGAACACAATCATCTTCAGGAGACTGAAAAGTATGGAGACAACGTGTGCTCTTAAATCTCTCCTGTAATACACACTCCCCAACAAACACGTATGTGCCGTCATGCTTACTCAAAGCTTACTTTTCGTTTTGGTGTAAGGGAtacttagtttcaggtgtaccagcTTTATCCCTATTGCAAAATTATCATAATGAGCCCAGTTAAGGCCTGTTGTCATGCAggtattttaaatagaatttttttttttttaagattttatttatttgacagagatcacaagtcggcagagaggcaggcagagagagaggaggaagcaggctccccgctgagcagagagcccgacgtggggctcgatccgaggactctgagccgaaggcagaggcttaacccactgagccacccaggcgccccatagattTATGATTACAACACTAATATTCTTTCTGCCACCTTTCACTGACATCAAGTGCTCCTTCAGGTCATAGGAATCTTTGAATTAGCCCACAGCTGATCTCTGTGTAGACCAAGATTCTGGGAAGCGGAGATGCTGGGTAGACAACAAGTTCTCTGTGATTAAGCAGCAAACGTTATCCTAGCCTAGCTGTTACTGGGCTATTACTTTTCCCAATTCAACAATTACCCCGTATTTATAGGACAAAGCATGCTAATTTTTGCAAAGTGTTTTGGGCTAGAACTTTTACCCCCGAAACACGAAAGAAACACTTTGTCCctatgaaactaattttaaaaatcgaGGCGCTATGTCTGAGAGGGCTCCCAACACTGCTGGGGACTGTTGTAGCTGGGATTTCCTTGAAGGAACACCCACGGCACCAGCTGGCGGACCGGCCAGGGACAAGTACTGAGTGAGGCGGCTGTGCCGTGAGGAACGGACTGAGTCTTGCAGGGAAACTCTTGGAGGCACAGCCTCCTCCCACACCTTGCGGGTGTCCATCCAGGAATCACCCGCCACCTTAAGTGCAGTTCCCTGGGGAAGAGAGGGCCTCTTTCAGTGGCCCTTGGAGGTCCAAGTCTGGGACAAAAGCCTGGAGCAGACCTGTGGCTGTGGATTTCTGTGCCCAGGACATGGTCTGTCCCAACAGCTActggttgttgttattttattttatttttttaagattttatttatctatttgacagacagagatcacaagtaggcagagagaggcaggcagagagagaggaggaagcaggctccctgctgagcagagagcccgatgcgggactcgatcccaggaccctgagatcatgacctgagccgaaggcagaggcttaacccactgagcgacccaggcgcccccacggctgatttttaaaacacttgagCCAGCTAAGTCTTTGTATCAGAAGGACTCCTGCTCCGTGGTTGACAATGTTCCTTCTGTCTCCCAAGCAGAACGCCGAGCCTGTCCCCAAACGGATTTCACATCAGAAGCAGTTTCCCCCATTGTTCTGCACCCTTTTAAAAGGCGGTGAGCTGTGGCGCACTCAAGAATGGGTCTCCGGAGTCTGCGTCGGGCCTGGTGTGCACCGCAGACCAAGACTCTTCAGCTCCAGCTTCGCTTTGTCACACCACGTTGGTCTGGGCGGTGACTCTGTCCCCCAGCCAGCGCGCCAGGGCCACATCGTCACGGTGAGCGGCCGGCGCTGCGGTGGAGCCGGGGGTCGGGCCGCGGAACCGCAGGGGTGGCGGTCGGCACCGGGATGTGTCTGCGGTTTCAGAGCAAGGGTCCCGGGCACGGGGCAGACGGGAGGTGCGGGCCGCGCGGGGCAGAGGACGGTCCAGAAAACGCGGCACAAGGCAAGTGGCCTTCCACGAACGTGTCCCCGGCGTCAGGGCCGCGGCGGCGCACAGAGCGCGGGTCCGAGCCCCGGGGCCGC
The DNA window shown above is from Mustela nigripes isolate SB6536 chromosome 17, MUSNIG.SB6536, whole genome shotgun sequence and carries:
- the SPG7 gene encoding paraplegin: MYRERLRTLFVIAVIMSLLNALSSSGGSISWNDFVHEMLAKGEVQRVQVVPESDVVEVYLHPGAVVFGRPNQLKVARFTIVDGKMGKGVSFKDVAGMHEAKLEVREFVDYLKSPERFLQLGAKVPKGALLLGPPGCGKTLLAKAVATEAQVPFLAMAGPEFVEVIGGLGAARVRSLFKEARARAPCIVYIDEIDAVGKKRSTTMSGFSNTEEEQTLNQLLVEMDGMGTTDHVIVLASTNRADVLDNALLRPGRLDRHIFIDLPTLQERREIFEQHLKSLKLTQASSFYSQRLAELTPGFSGADIANVCNEAALHAAREGHASVHTLNFECAVERVIAGTAKKSQILSKEEQKVVAFHESGHALVGWLLEHTEAVMKVSIAPRTNATLGFAQMLPRDQHLFTKEQLFERMCMALGGRASENISFNKVTSGAQDDLRKVTRIAYSMVRQFGMAPSIGPVSFPEAQEGLTGIGRRPFSRGLQEMMDHEAKLLVAKAYRHTEQVLQENLDKLQALANALLEKEVINYEDIEALIGPPPHGPKKMIAPQRWSEADMEKQDPGEEEAPRQPPPP